In Aliiglaciecola sp. LCG003, a genomic segment contains:
- a CDS encoding S8 family serine peptidase, translated as MKAKLSAITLALLPALAATHAVAADAPTYKSDSVIVVYKDNATPRDRVSARSAVNARITDANRDEVDDRFKHLLNGRMAKLSLRTTSVKDALEALNRHPAVLYAEPNYIVKADLIPDDPQFGSLWGLNNTGQSGGVEDADIDAPEAWEISTGDSSIVVGVIDTGIDYTHEDLSANMWMNPGETPNDGIDNDNNGYIDDIYGIDSVNGDSDPMDDQSHGSHVSGTIGATGNNGIGVVGVNHQVSLAGCKFLAADGFGSTDGAIECINYFVALKNAGVNIRALNNSWGGGGFSQALEDSIAAAAAADILFVAAAGNSGVDNDVSPHYPSSYETENVFAVASVNRTDGDSGYSYGLTSVDMAAPGSAILSTTPGNSYASYSGTSMATPHVAGAAALVWSINPDLTAVEMKELLMNSGDDNAVMLGRTVSGKRLNVNQAMLDADPTPSFRFSVTPTNTEITAGESAVYTFEVGAISDWEGEVTLSLTDASGLGELSATTVMPGDTFTLTVNTADDTPYGDYDFTVTGTSGELVKEKSLGLYVFPQGLADFTYSNNESIPTLPNEDDPDNIGIDSIINVPDALTVFGTSAFVNITHTYRGDLIVSLTSPAGTTTILTANSGGSEDDIVETFATGAFNGQVATGDWTLNVVDTFNGDNGTLNGWDLIINGIGDVLPAAPVAAFSYESDGLQVTFTNESTDVNGDIVSHMWDFGDGTTSTDTNPMHTFAATGSYNVSLTTTDAEGMSDTVTVTIDVSSVDIDLVVDRAYQSRFGNLRIDLSWSGSSSETVDIYRNGVLLETVENNGVYRDRERRVSGSSFTYMVCDETTACSEEVTVSF; from the coding sequence ATGAAAGCCAAACTTTCTGCAATAACTTTGGCGTTATTGCCTGCTCTTGCCGCGACTCATGCGGTAGCTGCTGATGCGCCTACGTATAAATCAGATTCTGTAATTGTTGTCTACAAAGATAATGCTACGCCCCGTGACCGTGTGTCTGCTCGAAGTGCTGTTAATGCACGTATAACAGATGCAAATCGAGATGAGGTGGATGATCGCTTCAAACATCTATTAAACGGGCGTATGGCTAAATTAAGTTTACGCACTACCTCTGTAAAAGACGCGTTAGAAGCCCTCAATCGCCATCCGGCAGTGCTATATGCAGAACCAAACTATATTGTAAAAGCCGATTTGATCCCAGATGATCCCCAATTTGGTAGTTTATGGGGCTTGAATAACACTGGCCAAAGTGGTGGTGTTGAGGATGCTGATATAGATGCTCCTGAAGCATGGGAAATTAGTACAGGTGATAGCAGTATTGTTGTTGGAGTAATAGATACGGGTATAGACTACACCCACGAGGATTTATCTGCCAACATGTGGATGAACCCCGGTGAAACGCCGAATGATGGCATCGATAATGATAACAATGGCTACATTGATGATATTTATGGTATCGATTCAGTCAACGGTGATTCAGATCCTATGGATGACCAATCCCATGGTTCTCACGTATCAGGTACTATAGGTGCGACGGGTAATAACGGCATCGGTGTGGTGGGCGTTAACCATCAAGTTTCTTTAGCTGGTTGTAAATTCCTTGCCGCAGATGGATTTGGTTCAACGGATGGCGCCATCGAGTGTATCAACTACTTTGTAGCCCTGAAAAATGCTGGTGTAAACATCAGAGCGCTTAACAACAGTTGGGGCGGAGGCGGCTTCAGCCAAGCACTAGAAGATTCCATAGCAGCTGCGGCAGCAGCGGATATCCTCTTTGTTGCAGCAGCAGGTAATAGCGGCGTGGATAATGACGTATCTCCTCACTATCCCTCAAGTTACGAAACTGAAAACGTATTCGCCGTCGCCAGTGTTAATCGCACTGACGGTGACTCTGGTTATTCCTATGGACTAACCTCGGTTGATATGGCTGCACCAGGTTCGGCAATCCTGTCGACTACACCGGGTAATTCCTATGCGTCCTATTCTGGAACGTCCATGGCAACCCCTCACGTTGCAGGAGCGGCAGCCTTGGTTTGGTCAATCAATCCAGATCTAACTGCTGTTGAGATGAAAGAATTGCTGATGAACTCAGGTGATGACAATGCCGTAATGTTAGGCAGAACCGTCTCGGGTAAACGTCTGAACGTCAATCAAGCCATGCTTGACGCCGATCCTACTCCAAGCTTCAGATTCTCAGTTACTCCGACGAATACTGAAATCACGGCGGGTGAATCTGCGGTTTACACCTTTGAAGTTGGTGCAATTTCAGATTGGGAAGGTGAAGTAACTTTATCATTAACCGATGCGTCTGGATTAGGTGAGTTATCCGCTACAACAGTAATGCCGGGTGATACCTTCACTCTAACGGTTAACACCGCAGATGACACACCTTACGGTGACTATGACTTTACCGTGACAGGCACTAGTGGTGAGTTGGTGAAAGAAAAATCCTTAGGTTTATATGTGTTCCCACAAGGGTTAGCTGACTTCACTTATAGCAATAACGAATCTATTCCAACCCTGCCCAATGAAGATGATCCAGATAACATAGGGATTGATTCAATTATCAACGTCCCAGATGCCTTGACCGTATTTGGTACTAGTGCATTTGTGAATATCACCCATACTTATCGTGGTGACTTAATTGTATCTCTTACCTCGCCAGCAGGTACTACAACCATACTAACTGCTAATTCTGGTGGATCTGAAGACGATATTGTTGAAACCTTTGCAACCGGCGCCTTTAATGGCCAAGTAGCAACGGGTGATTGGACCCTAAATGTTGTTGATACTTTCAATGGTGACAATGGCACGCTTAACGGTTGGGATTTAATCATTAACGGCATCGGCGATGTGCTTCCTGCAGCCCCAGTAGCTGCATTTAGCTATGAGTCTGATGGTCTGCAAGTAACCTTCACTAATGAAAGTACAGACGTGAATGGCGACATTGTAAGTCATATGTGGGACTTTGGTGATGGAACAACATCTACCGATACAAACCCAATGCATACTTTCGCCGCCACTGGTAGTTACAATGTGTCGTTAACCACTACTGATGCTGAAGGAATGTCAGATACGGTCACTGTGACAATTGATGTTTCCAGTGTTGATATTGATTTAGTGGTGGATAGAGCCTATCAATCCCGTTTCGGTAACTTACGCATTGATTTGTCTTGGTCTGGATCATCGTCTGAGACCGTAGATATTTATCGCAACGGTGTGTTACTTGAAACGGTAGAGAATAATGGTGTGTATCGCGATAGAGAGCGCCGTGTATCAGGCTCGTCATTTACCTATATGGTATGTGATGAAACTACAGCCTGTTCAGAAGAAGTAACGGTGTCGTTTTAA
- a CDS encoding TlpA disulfide reductase family protein produces MLSISFGPIAVSVSLLITTVGIIIFWILSHWLLHNKPPHAQALNGIFKAVVAGFIIARIGFIIKLWPAYQEQWWQIVNVRDGGFIPYYGWLAGIVVLIASSRGKKAISKTYLQASISALCVILPLKIAVHWYSSDVTIPQIPVREKNGTLVNLQTYIGKPIVINYWASWCPPCRREMPVLQAAQKHHSSMSFLFINQGEDHIAAERFLASEDLHLNNIFYDPASQLSRASGAAGLPTTLFFDASGKLIASHMGELSNASLSHYLQLFKANESLTKEKP; encoded by the coding sequence ATGTTAAGTATTTCATTCGGGCCAATTGCGGTGTCAGTATCGCTGTTAATAACCACTGTCGGTATCATCATATTCTGGATCTTGTCTCACTGGTTACTACACAACAAACCACCGCACGCACAGGCACTGAATGGAATTTTCAAAGCAGTAGTGGCTGGTTTTATAATTGCTCGAATTGGGTTCATAATTAAGTTGTGGCCAGCTTATCAAGAGCAGTGGTGGCAGATTGTGAATGTTCGCGACGGCGGATTTATACCCTACTACGGTTGGCTTGCAGGAATAGTGGTATTAATTGCCTCGTCCCGGGGTAAAAAAGCCATATCCAAAACCTATCTGCAAGCTAGCATTAGTGCGTTGTGTGTGATCCTTCCATTAAAAATTGCCGTGCATTGGTATAGCTCTGACGTAACAATCCCACAGATCCCAGTGCGTGAAAAAAACGGCACTTTAGTCAATTTACAAACTTATATCGGTAAACCAATAGTAATTAACTATTGGGCGTCTTGGTGTCCTCCTTGCCGCAGGGAAATGCCGGTTTTGCAGGCTGCACAGAAACACCATTCATCTATGTCGTTTTTGTTCATTAATCAGGGCGAAGATCACATAGCGGCCGAGCGCTTTCTTGCGTCAGAAGACTTGCATTTGAACAATATTTTTTATGACCCAGCTAGTCAGTTGAGTCGCGCATCCGGCGCGGCTGGTTTGCCAACGACTCTGTTCTTCGACGCTTCAGGGAAGTTGATAGCCAGCCACATGGGCGAGTTATCGAATGCTAGCCTTTCCCATTATCTACAGCTATTCAAAGCAAATGAGAGCCTAACAAAGGAAAAGCCATGA
- a CDS encoding ATP-binding protein — protein MSLRLRLTLLVAAVFLGFWLVSSIWLVAGLRSELDTALDQRLQSTASMLSNLLATVPENALGKTIPSLLQGNEFGNAKGLSCQISSLYGSVLASSNTEMRLATTEINEGFSLISSENSQWRTFALQTDKFIITIADSISERESLHFNLLKSTLLPPVIALLASLALLWIAVGRGLLPIKNLVFAVERRGSDDLSPVELDKPSPELQPLVASQNALLKRLSEGMQREQQFTNSAAHELRTPLAGILSQIQLAELSTGTAQAKALKQAHKSAHRLHSILDNLLALARVDSDQVLIPATSWSLGKMIIDLEREVCVETHQISYQVTADCEIKFVPKPLIAIVCRNVLENALKYSVPDSVVTLSAQSTLQGLKIEVRNTGNVNQEDIPHLTSRFWRKGERQGAGLGLSIVNAIATKYNGSLGFENQGPDFLVTFYLPAVSTVYTKRPAK, from the coding sequence ATGAGTTTACGTTTACGTCTTACCCTTTTGGTCGCCGCGGTTTTTCTTGGCTTTTGGTTGGTATCGAGTATTTGGTTGGTGGCCGGCTTACGTAGCGAGTTGGACACCGCATTAGACCAACGTTTGCAATCTACGGCTTCTATGCTCAGTAATCTATTAGCGACAGTCCCAGAAAATGCATTAGGAAAAACTATTCCGTCCTTATTGCAGGGGAATGAATTCGGCAATGCTAAGGGGTTGTCTTGTCAAATCAGTTCCCTCTACGGCTCCGTTTTAGCCAGCAGTAATACCGAAATGCGGCTGGCAACCACAGAGATTAACGAAGGCTTTTCATTGATAAGTTCTGAGAATTCTCAATGGCGTACTTTTGCTCTACAGACTGACAAATTCATTATTACCATCGCAGATAGCATTAGTGAGAGAGAGTCCCTCCATTTTAATTTGTTAAAAAGTACACTTTTACCTCCGGTTATTGCCCTATTGGCATCTTTAGCGCTACTTTGGATCGCGGTTGGACGGGGGCTGTTGCCGATTAAAAATCTGGTTTTTGCAGTGGAAAGACGCGGAAGTGATGACTTGTCTCCTGTGGAACTGGATAAACCTTCGCCAGAATTGCAACCATTAGTTGCCAGCCAGAACGCTTTACTGAAGCGTTTGTCTGAAGGAATGCAACGAGAACAACAGTTTACCAATAGTGCAGCCCACGAACTTAGAACTCCGCTAGCTGGGATCTTATCTCAAATCCAGCTAGCAGAACTATCAACGGGCACTGCGCAGGCAAAGGCCCTGAAACAAGCTCACAAAAGTGCTCATCGTCTGCATAGCATCTTAGATAATCTATTGGCGTTGGCAAGAGTCGATTCAGATCAGGTTTTAATACCTGCTACATCTTGGTCACTGGGGAAAATGATTATTGATTTGGAACGGGAAGTATGTGTAGAAACACATCAGATAAGCTATCAGGTCACTGCAGATTGTGAAATAAAGTTCGTCCCTAAACCTTTGATCGCAATTGTTTGTCGAAATGTACTGGAGAACGCGTTGAAATACAGTGTTCCAGACTCTGTGGTCACCTTATCGGCTCAGTCCACATTGCAGGGACTCAAAATAGAGGTGAGAAATACTGGAAACGTTAATCAAGAAGATATACCCCATTTGACTTCCCGCTTCTGGCGCAAAGGAGAGAGGCAAGGTGCGGGGTTGGGTTTGTCGATTGTGAATGCCATCGCGACTAAATATAACGGATCACTTGGATTCGAAAATCAGGGGCCTGATTTTCTAGTCACATTTTATCTGCCTGCTGTAAGCACAGTTTATACTAAGCGACCGGCTAAATGA
- a CDS encoding SDR family oxidoreductase has protein sequence MKQQHQFDNKVVVITGAAAGIGAATALAFAEQGAKVILADIDPLGETVAEQIRAKGGQGVFQRCDLTDTGSTARLFTFISENFGAIDMAFNNAGIDIETTKLADGTEADFDNIMNINVKGVWLCMQHEIKSMLKSGRGAIVNTASIAGLGAAPKMSIYSASKHAVIGLTKSAAIEYAKKGIRVNAVCPAVIDTNMYRRALAGDPRKEQAISAMHPIGRVGSVDEVVAAVMYLCSDSASFSTGVALPVDGGSTAI, from the coding sequence ATGAAACAACAGCATCAATTTGATAATAAAGTGGTAGTGATCACCGGCGCAGCCGCCGGAATCGGCGCTGCAACTGCACTGGCTTTTGCCGAACAAGGCGCAAAGGTAATCCTGGCGGACATAGATCCCCTAGGTGAAACTGTTGCAGAACAAATTCGAGCTAAAGGTGGCCAAGGGGTATTTCAGCGTTGTGATCTAACTGATACGGGCTCTACCGCACGCTTATTTACATTTATTAGTGAAAATTTTGGTGCAATTGATATGGCTTTTAATAACGCCGGCATTGATATCGAAACCACTAAGCTTGCCGATGGCACTGAAGCTGACTTTGATAATATTATGAATATTAATGTAAAGGGTGTATGGCTGTGTATGCAGCACGAGATAAAAAGTATGCTCAAATCGGGCAGGGGAGCCATTGTGAATACTGCCTCTATTGCGGGTTTAGGGGCGGCACCTAAAATGAGTATTTACAGTGCCAGTAAGCATGCTGTTATTGGGCTGACCAAATCTGCAGCGATTGAGTATGCCAAGAAAGGTATTAGAGTGAATGCGGTGTGCCCAGCCGTTATTGATACCAACATGTATCGTCGTGCCTTAGCCGGAGATCCTAGAAAAGAGCAGGCTATTTCCGCTATGCATCCTATCGGTCGGGTTGGTTCGGTAGATGAAGTGGTTGCAGCCGTTATGTACCTATGTTCTGATTCAGCTAGCTTTTCCACTGGAGTAGCATTACCCGTTGATGGCGGCTCCACAGCGATTTAA
- a CDS encoding LysR family transcriptional regulator produces the protein MRTLNKDRLLAFNQVAICKNFHRAADNLFITQSALSQRIIKLEQEIETTLLIRGDKEVTLTTAGNILLGYVRDMLKMEEDVLERISGRQDTKSHGIIRIATYSSILRSAIIPALQELIAKCPDLQVEFFCREMRDLPAMLRSGEADFILLDYISDIPNLVKIQVAEETIVHIQHTDHQGQDQPFLDHDEKDMTTYHFFQQQAQPNVCLHRCFYDNIYGIIDGVKMQLGQAVVSHHLISDIPEIAIIEHPNQVTNPVVIYYLEGQYLSHLQQKVLKSIVSNTQHFLNKSSVCADL, from the coding sequence ATGAGAACATTGAACAAAGACCGCTTACTGGCATTCAATCAAGTGGCAATTTGTAAAAACTTTCACCGCGCTGCCGATAATTTATTTATCACTCAATCAGCATTGTCTCAACGTATTATCAAACTTGAGCAAGAAATTGAAACAACGTTACTGATCCGCGGTGACAAAGAGGTCACACTCACAACTGCAGGAAATATATTGCTCGGCTACGTGCGGGATATGCTCAAAATGGAAGAGGACGTGCTGGAACGTATCTCTGGCCGCCAAGATACAAAAAGCCATGGCATTATCCGCATCGCAACTTACAGCTCAATTTTGCGCTCCGCCATCATACCCGCTCTGCAAGAGCTCATTGCTAAATGTCCTGATTTGCAGGTGGAGTTTTTTTGTCGAGAAATGAGAGATCTACCAGCGATGCTACGATCCGGTGAGGCGGACTTTATTCTATTGGATTATATAAGTGATATCCCCAATTTAGTTAAAATACAGGTCGCAGAAGAAACCATTGTTCACATTCAACACACAGATCACCAGGGCCAAGACCAGCCTTTTCTAGATCATGATGAGAAGGACATGACCACCTATCATTTCTTTCAGCAACAGGCACAACCGAATGTGTGTCTACATCGCTGCTTTTATGACAATATTTACGGCATCATTGACGGAGTTAAAATGCAGTTAGGTCAAGCGGTGGTATCTCATCATCTGATATCAGACATCCCTGAAATAGCCATTATCGAACATCCTAATCAGGTTACCAATCCAGTTGTTATCTATTATCTCGAAGGACAGTACCTCAGTCATCTGCAACAAAAAGTACTTAAATCGATAGTTTCCAATACTCAACACTTCCTCAACAAATCCTCTGTATGCGCTGATTTATAA
- a CDS encoding curlin subunit CsgB: MLSGSLSIVALPAFAADSSPDLVDSPLTLSLARTLDINTDSSVVTIDQYGIHNTTLVIQSANSTNLVNITQSGNDNYASISQLGIGNIVDLVQDGSSNNFEIMQQGDFNSANIHQLGEQSFIVHQIGNEMVVNITQYKK, from the coding sequence ATGCTGAGTGGTTCGTTGAGTATTGTTGCGCTTCCTGCCTTTGCCGCTGATTCATCTCCGGACCTAGTAGATTCCCCTTTGACTTTGAGTCTAGCCCGAACTCTCGATATAAATACTGATTCCAGTGTGGTTACTATCGACCAGTACGGTATACACAACACAACACTAGTAATTCAATCAGCCAATTCAACAAACCTGGTTAATATCACCCAATCGGGTAATGACAACTATGCATCCATATCTCAACTTGGTATTGGTAATATCGTTGATCTTGTTCAAGATGGTAGCAGCAATAACTTTGAGATTATGCAACAGGGAGATTTTAATTCGGCGAACATTCATCAACTAGGTGAGCAAAGTTTTATCGTTCATCAAATTGGTAACGAAATGGTTGTAAATATTACCCAATATAAGAAGTAA
- a CDS encoding curlin, whose product MKFKKTMIASSILLAALTGQAYAAQTTDLKGDNPAVNSDFMIAAVGNVANLVQSAPEGNAVGNVSSISQEGDLNGIDITIVGDGNVTDTQQFGEENTLLGNILGDENSLTVYQDGDGNEAEAIIEGNLNEVDISQLGDGGSFGITNRSLNDVIGDANSIVIDQGDGGHWANNSIEGNDNAIEVIQSGEWHESYVRDLYGDGNEIDVEQQGYYNVTNVSFVEGDDNEINLESDGDRNIIGVAMVGSDNDVDFELTGNYNNASFGIFEGDGNNAEITQDGDYNIATIDVIGDDNYIEIDQNGDFNEAYAGAVGGDNDLDVQQDGDFNLASTVIFDGYENEVSLSQDGDDNILLAELGVGEEGPSGTYTDENTISMSQDGDQNDIVVRVGGSVDSFRNTLDVVQDGDLNILDLLIDGSDNMINIAQEGMGNWVVGEDEFAMTITGDNMSLMVSQVGNDNLVTGSMTGSDGSISVSQIGDYNVADITQQ is encoded by the coding sequence ATGAAGTTTAAGAAAACAATGATAGCCAGTTCAATACTACTTGCAGCTTTGACTGGTCAAGCATATGCCGCACAGACCACAGATCTGAAAGGCGATAATCCAGCTGTAAATTCTGATTTTATGATAGCTGCGGTAGGTAATGTAGCTAACTTGGTTCAATCTGCTCCTGAAGGAAATGCCGTTGGTAATGTGTCTTCAATTAGTCAAGAAGGCGATTTAAACGGTATTGATATTACTATTGTGGGTGATGGCAACGTTACCGATACCCAACAATTTGGTGAAGAGAATACCTTATTAGGCAATATCTTAGGTGATGAGAACAGCCTGACTGTTTATCAAGATGGGGATGGTAACGAAGCCGAAGCAATTATTGAAGGTAATCTAAATGAAGTCGATATTTCCCAACTCGGAGATGGTGGCTCGTTTGGCATTACTAATCGTTCACTAAATGATGTGATAGGTGATGCAAACTCTATCGTAATTGATCAAGGTGATGGTGGCCATTGGGCTAACAATAGTATTGAAGGTAACGACAATGCCATTGAGGTTATTCAAAGTGGTGAATGGCACGAGTCATACGTCAGAGACCTATATGGTGATGGCAACGAAATAGATGTAGAACAACAAGGCTATTATAACGTTACCAATGTTTCCTTCGTTGAAGGTGATGACAATGAAATTAATTTGGAATCAGACGGCGACAGAAATATTATCGGTGTCGCTATGGTAGGCTCTGACAACGATGTCGATTTTGAATTGACGGGTAACTATAATAATGCAAGTTTTGGTATTTTCGAAGGTGACGGAAATAACGCCGAAATTACTCAAGACGGTGACTACAACATAGCTACCATTGATGTGATAGGTGACGATAACTATATTGAAATCGACCAAAATGGTGACTTCAATGAAGCCTATGCGGGTGCCGTCGGTGGAGACAATGATTTAGATGTACAGCAAGACGGGGACTTCAACCTTGCCAGCACCGTCATTTTTGATGGTTATGAGAATGAGGTTTCGTTGTCGCAAGACGGTGATGATAATATTCTTTTGGCTGAACTTGGTGTAGGTGAAGAGGGCCCAAGTGGTACTTACACTGATGAAAATACTATTAGTATGAGCCAAGACGGTGATCAAAACGACATAGTAGTGCGTGTTGGTGGCTCTGTTGATAGCTTTAGAAATACCTTAGACGTGGTTCAGGATGGTGATCTGAATATTCTTGATTTGTTAATTGATGGTTCAGACAATATGATTAACATTGCGCAAGAAGGTATGGGTAACTGGGTTGTTGGTGAAGATGAATTCGCGATGACCATCACCGGTGACAACATGAGCTTAATGGTGTCACAAGTTGGTAATGACAATTTGGTTACAGGCAGTATGACTGGCTCTGATGGCAGTATATCTGTTTCACAAATTGGTGATTACAACGTAGCTGATATTACACAGCAATAG
- the dsbG gene encoding thiol:disulfide interchange protein DsbG, with product MKYLRLVTLILFTNTAIAGIDDLPAPLKLLTQQGVEIVDQFDAPSGVMGYIADFRGQAMTLYVTADKKYLFTGAMLDATGINLGEQALQAYITGPKSDKEWKQLESSHWIADGSEAAERIVYTFTDPNCPYCKKFWQSARPWVASGQVQIRHILVGILSADSHGKAAAIFTADDPSAILGQHEAGNLDPELKPLQNASAEVLNKLTENRQTMQDFGVSATPATFYRSASGAVKQQMGLPTQSVLSQIFGPVMQR from the coding sequence ATGAAATATTTACGATTAGTTACCCTTATACTATTTACTAATACCGCGATCGCAGGAATAGATGATTTACCTGCCCCCCTTAAATTACTGACTCAGCAAGGCGTTGAAATCGTTGATCAGTTCGATGCCCCGTCCGGTGTAATGGGCTATATAGCAGACTTTAGAGGTCAAGCTATGACCCTTTACGTCACTGCTGATAAGAAATATTTATTCACAGGTGCGATGCTTGATGCAACGGGCATTAATCTAGGTGAGCAGGCACTACAAGCCTACATTACTGGCCCTAAGAGTGACAAAGAGTGGAAACAGCTTGAGTCCAGTCACTGGATTGCAGATGGCTCAGAAGCGGCAGAGCGCATAGTTTACACATTTACCGATCCTAACTGTCCCTACTGCAAAAAATTCTGGCAAAGCGCCCGTCCTTGGGTCGCCTCAGGTCAAGTTCAAATCCGCCATATTCTGGTCGGTATCTTGTCCGCAGACAGTCATGGGAAAGCGGCCGCGATATTCACTGCCGACGATCCCTCTGCCATATTGGGCCAGCATGAAGCTGGAAATTTAGACCCTGAGCTTAAACCTTTGCAGAATGCTTCTGCCGAGGTACTCAATAAGTTAACGGAAAATAGGCAAACTATGCAGGATTTCGGTGTCAGCGCCACACCCGCCACCTTTTACCGTAGCGCCTCAGGTGCCGTCAAGCAACAGATGGGCCTCCCTACACAATCTGTATTAAGCCAAATATTTGGGCCTGTGATGCAACGCTAA
- a CDS encoding curli assembly protein CsgF: MRKKIITRVGLAIALGLFGVGAQSTELVYEPINPSFGGNPLNGSFLLNKANSQNTHTASTSDRTYAERLQESLERAYINRIVREVTNLAFGEVEYDENGDPIESIFADDSTFVSGDFQVGLITSNPDSIVIEITNLITDEVTIVEIPRFG, translated from the coding sequence ATGAGAAAAAAAATAATAACAAGAGTGGGTCTAGCCATCGCGCTTGGACTGTTTGGTGTCGGCGCTCAGTCAACTGAACTAGTCTACGAGCCAATCAATCCAAGTTTCGGCGGTAATCCCCTCAACGGTAGCTTTTTATTAAATAAAGCGAATAGTCAAAACACCCATACAGCCTCTACCAGTGACCGTACCTATGCAGAGCGTCTGCAAGAATCCCTTGAGCGCGCCTATATAAATCGAATTGTGCGAGAAGTCACAAATTTAGCATTTGGCGAGGTTGAATATGATGAAAACGGTGATCCCATCGAAAGTATTTTTGCCGATGATTCAACCTTTGTCAGCGGAGACTTTCAAGTCGGGTTAATTACCAGTAACCCAGATAGTATCGTGATTGAAATAACCAATTTAATAACCGATGAAGTCACAATCGTCGAAATTCCAAGGTTTGGATAA
- a CDS encoding response regulator transcription factor, whose protein sequence is MHILLVEDDEVIADAIVTYLTTEGMAVDHVSTLNAAGTFIKSSHFDMCILDLYLPDGDGIDWLLWLRKQKYSLPVLILTARDSIESKVAGLQKGADDYLLKPFDLRELFARLISLQRRAANRLSNSIQHGLLNYDVEKHSAMFNGIQVSLSRNEDLLLATFLNNPQRILTEGQLKDVLYGVSDDVASNALNVHIYNLRRKLGSQAVETIRGIGFRLGKMESAPL, encoded by the coding sequence GTGCATATTTTGTTAGTCGAAGACGATGAGGTAATTGCCGATGCAATTGTTACATATTTAACCACTGAGGGAATGGCAGTTGATCACGTAAGTACCTTGAATGCGGCAGGGACCTTTATAAAAAGCAGTCATTTTGATATGTGCATACTCGACCTTTATCTACCCGATGGCGATGGGATAGATTGGCTGCTGTGGTTACGTAAGCAAAAATATTCGTTACCTGTGTTAATACTTACCGCTAGGGACTCAATCGAATCTAAGGTAGCCGGCTTACAAAAAGGTGCTGATGACTACCTGTTAAAACCCTTTGATCTTCGAGAATTATTTGCGCGCTTAATTAGTTTGCAGCGCCGAGCAGCAAATCGTTTGTCAAATTCTATTCAGCATGGTTTGCTAAATTACGATGTGGAAAAACACAGCGCCATGTTCAACGGCATCCAGGTCTCCTTATCCCGCAACGAAGATTTACTACTTGCTACTTTTTTGAATAATCCCCAGCGAATTCTTACCGAAGGTCAACTTAAAGATGTGTTGTATGGCGTCTCAGACGATGTAGCGAGTAATGCTTTGAACGTGCACATTTATAATTTGCGTAGAAAGTTAGGATCCCAAGCAGTTGAAACCATAAGAGGGATTGGATTTCGATTGGGTAAAATGGAATCGGCTCCCCTATGA
- a CDS encoding CsgE family curli-type amyloid fiber assembly protein, with translation MRVKYKIIIWLFSYLLITPVHAEELVLSGLLLDNTISRQGHEFANQFGKYWREIPSSVGQNVQIKEIIVPKAGTKLSVHFDNRIVYQTYMGRRQTPIKQRVENAVVLLIEAISQADIELNNPDLADDEW, from the coding sequence ATGCGAGTAAAATATAAGATTATAATTTGGCTTTTTAGCTACCTACTAATCACGCCAGTCCATGCAGAAGAACTCGTTTTAAGTGGCTTGTTACTGGACAATACCATTAGCCGACAAGGGCATGAATTTGCCAACCAGTTTGGTAAATATTGGCGGGAAATTCCGAGCTCAGTTGGTCAAAATGTACAAATCAAAGAAATAATCGTTCCTAAAGCGGGCACCAAACTTTCAGTTCACTTCGATAATCGAATCGTCTACCAAACCTACATGGGGCGCAGGCAGACACCGATTAAACAGCGGGTTGAGAATGCAGTCGTTTTGCTAATTGAAGCTATTTCACAAGCAGATATCGAGCTGAACAATCCAGATTTAGCCGATGATGAGTGGTAA